One genomic region from Actinocatenispora thailandica encodes:
- a CDS encoding AraC family transcriptional regulator, producing MGGHLRRTARAPRWRIATYARPGVAMAGYGDEANEYGDIALVPHPALTLLFDLGERPFVVEDAGGARQRERVVAGLAPVRARGRGLAGRSECLQLRLSPLLGYPLLGAAADLRGAVVALDDLWGREAVRIQERLRAAGTWPDRFAIVAAALERRHRDAVRTVEPEVAHCWRRLTATGGRVRVDRLAAEVGWSRTRLWSRFGAQVGITPKRAGQLIRFDRAVHRLAAGHPAASAAIDCGYVDQSHLHRDVASFAGATPTEVAASPFLALDHVAWPTRYR from the coding sequence ATGGGTGGACACCTGCGACGCACGGCCCGGGCACCGCGGTGGCGCATCGCCACCTACGCCCGGCCCGGCGTCGCGATGGCCGGCTACGGCGACGAGGCGAACGAGTACGGCGACATCGCGCTGGTGCCGCACCCGGCGCTGACCCTACTGTTCGACCTCGGCGAGCGGCCGTTCGTGGTCGAGGACGCCGGTGGCGCCCGGCAGCGCGAGCGCGTCGTGGCCGGGCTCGCACCCGTCCGGGCCCGCGGCCGGGGCCTCGCCGGCCGCTCCGAGTGCCTCCAGCTGCGGCTCTCCCCGCTGCTGGGGTACCCGCTGCTCGGCGCCGCCGCCGACCTGCGTGGCGCGGTCGTCGCCCTGGACGACCTGTGGGGCCGCGAGGCGGTACGCATCCAGGAACGGTTGCGGGCCGCGGGCACGTGGCCGGACCGGTTCGCGATCGTCGCCGCCGCGCTGGAGCGCCGGCACCGCGACGCGGTGCGTACCGTCGAACCCGAGGTCGCGCACTGCTGGCGCCGGCTGACCGCCACCGGCGGCCGGGTACGGGTCGACCGGCTCGCCGCCGAGGTCGGCTGGAGCCGTACCCGGCTGTGGTCCCGGTTCGGTGCGCAGGTCGGCATCACCCCGAAGCGGGCCGGGCAGCTGATCCGGTTCGACCGCGCGGTGCACCGCCTCGCCGCGGGCCATCCCGCCGCGTCGGCCGCGATCGACTGCGGCTACGTCGACCAGTCGCACCTGCACCGGGACGTGGCCTCGTTCGCCGGCGCCACCCCGACCGAGGTCGCGGCGTCCCCGTTCCTCGCCCTCGACCACGTCGCCTGGCCCACCCGGTACCGCTGA
- a CDS encoding LamG-like jellyroll fold domain-containing protein, with protein MAGVSWPRALFAGVALAVGVSLAAVAPGGVHAAPPAARSGAVAGDAGPQAPADQVSAMRKAHLSKQRVEIVSQRTESSQTFAEPDGTITKEATPRPARVHASDGSWAAVDTSLTHDANGAVVPASTSAGLRFSAGGDGPMATISSAGKSLSLQWPHGSLPAPTLDGSSAIYADVLPGVDLRLSAMVDGFSEVLVVKTREAADNPDLASLQMGLAVDGVSVSMTESGVLTAVDAAGATVFGAPSALMWDSSDPSAPVADVAKHAAAPASARTARVDTALNDGGDGLTLIPDPGMLSDPDTVFPVFVDPDVSTSISAWTYVDNQFADQAYMSSKGRSDAPAGRYLATNGGEYIQRSYIMFKFGASLANTKVVKAEFRAYSHYQWNSTPTYHQVQSWTTAAPTTATTWNNQPGHVTYVGAHNVKAGTWVGFDATAAVQHAADGDWKHLAFELRAVDESTVQTRETYSMSDSTQPKLAVTIDRQPNTPTGLKMSPCYKACSAPAIVSSKYPAMYASVSDPDGGNLKVVQIEVYTADGATKASYTYNTLTNIKSGSSIKWTSPSPRNLTSGYKWHARACDADSWCSGWSSWFNFSVDTDNPTTPTVSSTDYPALVAGSEVWSGGVGQAGTFEFGPHGATGVVEYRWSLDRTPPGTEVAATNNVASVSVTPATDGVHRLYVQSVDSAGNVSEIFEYEFGVQPAPGNAGYWTFDEGAGTTAGDMSSAGHTATLNNGVGWVPGHVDGGSAIALDGTDQYASTDTAVIDTTGGSAGGGFSVSAWVYLDDNSRYHTVLAQDGAQSSAFYLQYRSAPDGDCWAFGMRDADTADGVTTVALSHDKAWLQEWTHLVGVYDAVNHQLRLYVNGVLQPDHPDFSSPIASTSPLNIGRGLHGGQIGWYWQGQLDNVRVYQRVLSDNEIYYQAHEADFDESVSN; from the coding sequence GTGGCTGGTGTGTCGTGGCCGCGTGCCCTGTTCGCGGGGGTGGCGTTGGCGGTTGGTGTGTCGCTTGCGGCTGTGGCGCCGGGTGGGGTGCATGCGGCGCCGCCTGCTGCGCGGTCTGGTGCGGTTGCTGGTGATGCGGGGCCGCAGGCTCCGGCTGATCAGGTGAGCGCGATGCGCAAGGCGCATCTGTCCAAGCAGCGGGTCGAGATCGTGTCGCAGCGCACGGAGAGCTCGCAGACGTTCGCGGAGCCGGACGGCACGATCACAAAGGAGGCGACGCCGCGGCCGGCGCGGGTGCATGCCTCGGATGGGTCGTGGGCGGCTGTCGATACGTCGCTGACTCATGATGCCAACGGTGCGGTGGTTCCCGCGTCGACCTCGGCCGGGTTGCGGTTTTCGGCGGGCGGCGATGGGCCGATGGCCACGATCAGTTCGGCGGGCAAGTCGTTGTCGTTGCAGTGGCCGCACGGCAGTCTGCCGGCGCCGACGTTGGATGGTTCGTCGGCGATCTACGCCGACGTGCTGCCGGGGGTGGATCTGCGGTTGTCGGCGATGGTCGACGGATTCTCCGAGGTGCTGGTGGTCAAGACGCGGGAGGCGGCCGATAACCCGGATCTGGCGAGCCTGCAGATGGGTTTGGCTGTTGACGGGGTCAGCGTGTCGATGACCGAGTCGGGTGTGCTCACGGCGGTCGACGCAGCCGGCGCGACGGTGTTCGGTGCACCGTCGGCACTGATGTGGGACTCCTCGGATCCCTCGGCGCCGGTTGCGGACGTGGCCAAGCATGCTGCGGCGCCTGCCTCGGCGCGCACGGCACGCGTCGACACCGCCTTGAACGATGGGGGAGACGGGCTGACGCTGATCCCCGATCCGGGCATGTTGTCCGATCCCGACACCGTGTTCCCGGTGTTCGTCGATCCGGATGTGTCGACGTCGATCTCGGCGTGGACATATGTGGACAACCAGTTCGCCGACCAGGCATACATGTCCAGCAAGGGCCGCAGCGACGCGCCGGCTGGGCGGTACCTGGCCACCAACGGCGGCGAGTACATCCAACGCTCGTACATCATGTTCAAGTTCGGTGCGAGTCTGGCCAACACGAAGGTGGTGAAGGCGGAGTTCCGCGCCTATTCGCACTACCAGTGGAACAGCACACCGACCTATCACCAGGTGCAGTCGTGGACGACCGCGGCGCCGACGACCGCCACCACGTGGAACAACCAGCCGGGCCACGTCACCTATGTCGGGGCGCACAACGTCAAGGCCGGTACGTGGGTCGGGTTTGATGCCACCGCCGCGGTGCAGCACGCCGCGGACGGGGACTGGAAGCATCTGGCGTTCGAACTGCGCGCGGTCGACGAGAGCACTGTGCAGACCCGTGAAACCTATTCGATGAGCGACAGCACCCAGCCGAAGCTTGCGGTGACCATCGATCGCCAGCCCAACACCCCGACCGGGTTGAAGATGTCGCCGTGTTACAAGGCATGTTCGGCGCCGGCGATCGTGTCGTCGAAGTACCCGGCGATGTATGCGTCGGTGTCGGACCCCGACGGCGGCAACCTGAAGGTCGTCCAGATCGAGGTGTACACGGCTGACGGTGCGACGAAGGCGTCGTACACCTACAACACGTTGACCAACATCAAGTCCGGCAGCTCGATCAAGTGGACCTCACCCAGCCCCCGCAACCTGACCTCGGGCTACAAGTGGCATGCACGGGCCTGCGACGCTGACAGCTGGTGCAGCGGCTGGTCCTCCTGGTTCAACTTCTCCGTCGACACCGACAACCCGACTACACCGACGGTGAGTTCGACCGATTATCCGGCATTGGTGGCCGGTAGCGAGGTGTGGTCCGGCGGTGTCGGCCAGGCGGGGACGTTTGAGTTTGGTCCCCATGGCGCGACCGGGGTGGTGGAGTATCGGTGGTCGTTGGATCGTACGCCGCCGGGAACGGAGGTGGCGGCGACCAACAACGTGGCGTCTGTCAGTGTCACTCCCGCGACCGATGGGGTGCATCGGCTGTACGTGCAAAGCGTTGACAGCGCCGGGAACGTGTCGGAGATCTTCGAGTACGAGTTCGGTGTGCAGCCGGCGCCGGGCAACGCAGGGTATTGGACCTTCGACGAGGGTGCCGGAACCACGGCTGGGGACATGTCGTCGGCCGGGCACACAGCCACGTTGAACAACGGGGTCGGCTGGGTGCCGGGGCATGTCGACGGCGGCTCTGCGATCGCCTTGGATGGCACGGATCAGTATGCGAGCACCGACACCGCGGTGATCGACACTACTGGTGGTTCGGCGGGCGGCGGGTTCAGCGTCTCGGCGTGGGTTTATCTGGACGACAACTCTCGCTATCACACGGTGCTGGCACAAGATGGCGCCCAGTCGTCGGCGTTCTATCTGCAGTACCGGTCGGCTCCCGACGGCGACTGCTGGGCGTTCGGGATGCGCGATGCCGACACGGCCGATGGGGTGACGACGGTGGCGTTGTCACACGACAAGGCGTGGCTGCAGGAGTGGACGCATCTGGTGGGTGTCTACGACGCGGTCAACCACCAGCTTCGGTTGTATGTCAACGGAGTGCTGCAGCCTGACCATCCTGACTTCTCCAGCCCGATCGCGTCGACCAGCCCGCTCAACATCGGTCGGGGCCTGCACGGTGGCCAGATCGGCTGGTACTGGCAGGGGCAGCTGGACAACGTGCGGGTGTATCAACGGGTGCTGTCCGACAACGAGATCTACTACCAGGCGCACGAAGCGGACTTCGATGAGTCGGTGAGCAACTGA
- a CDS encoding MFS transporter, translating into MGGGFGRVWAAATVSGFGSYVTGLALSVLLVVTLSASATELGVVGAAQWLPYLLFGLLAGVFIDRHRRRGLIAATEIGRGLLLLAIPILAALGLLRVWVVVVFLLPFGALSLLGTAANQAYLPRLVPAADLTRANAALERSGIAAQTVGPALAGGLVRIIGAPLAVLVDAASYLVSGALVASVRTPEPAPDRARRRRIRTELAEGLSFVYRHRTLAPYALGTHVWFVATAMASTLWAPYVLRQAGLGSVGLGITLAAAGVGGVVGNTLGVRLGGRIGAGGTVVVGRWVSPVAFGLVALVPPTGALGWVVAVAGQALFGLGMGIDGPMESAYRQTVTPDALQGRMNATIRSTNWGLRTVGAPLGGVLGDHLGYRPAFAVAAAVYVAAALAMTLSPYRTARLPS; encoded by the coding sequence GTGGGCGGCGGGTTCGGGCGGGTCTGGGCGGCGGCGACCGTCTCCGGCTTCGGCTCGTACGTCACCGGACTCGCGCTTTCGGTGCTGCTGGTCGTGACGCTGTCCGCGTCGGCCACCGAGCTGGGCGTGGTCGGCGCCGCACAGTGGCTGCCGTACCTGCTGTTCGGACTGCTCGCCGGGGTCTTCATCGACCGGCACCGGCGGCGCGGGCTGATCGCCGCCACCGAGATCGGCCGGGGCCTGCTGCTGCTCGCCATCCCGATCCTCGCCGCGCTCGGCCTGCTGCGGGTCTGGGTCGTGGTGGTGTTCCTGCTGCCGTTCGGCGCGCTGTCGTTGCTCGGCACCGCCGCCAACCAGGCGTACCTGCCGCGGCTGGTGCCGGCCGCCGACCTGACCCGCGCCAACGCGGCGCTGGAGCGCAGCGGGATCGCCGCGCAGACCGTCGGCCCGGCGCTCGCCGGCGGGCTGGTACGCATCATCGGCGCGCCGCTCGCGGTGCTGGTCGACGCCGCGTCCTACCTGGTGTCCGGGGCGCTGGTGGCGAGCGTACGGACGCCCGAACCGGCGCCGGACCGAGCCCGGCGCCGGCGGATCCGTACCGAACTCGCCGAGGGGCTGTCGTTCGTCTACCGGCACCGCACCCTCGCCCCGTACGCGCTCGGCACCCACGTCTGGTTCGTCGCGACCGCGATGGCGAGCACGCTGTGGGCGCCGTACGTGTTGCGGCAGGCCGGGCTCGGCTCCGTCGGGCTCGGCATCACCCTCGCCGCGGCCGGGGTCGGCGGCGTCGTCGGCAACACCCTCGGGGTACGGCTGGGCGGCCGGATCGGCGCCGGCGGCACCGTGGTCGTCGGCCGCTGGGTGTCCCCGGTCGCGTTCGGCCTGGTGGCGCTCGTCCCGCCGACCGGCGCGCTGGGTTGGGTCGTCGCGGTGGCCGGCCAGGCGCTGTTCGGGCTCGGCATGGGCATCGACGGGCCGATGGAGTCGGCCTACCGGCAGACCGTCACGCCGGATGCGTTGCAGGGCAGGATGAATGCCACGATCCGCTCGACGAACTGGGGGCTGCGCACCGTCGGCGCCCCGCTCGGCGGCGTCCTCGGCGACCACCTCGGCTACCGCCCCGCCTTCGCCGTGGCCGCCGCCGTCTACGTCGCCGCCGCCCTCGCCATGACCCTCTCCCCGTACCGCACCGCCCGCCTCCCGTCCTGA